Proteins found in one Aethina tumida isolate Nest 87 chromosome 1, icAetTumi1.1, whole genome shotgun sequence genomic segment:
- the LOC109595929 gene encoding RNA polymerase II subunit A C-terminal domain phosphatase isoform X2: protein MDKNKIHAWPKSTTHRVDQSKHSRSERMQCNMAAETVCITLQQTKPIKILKWKVRRNQTIPMGRVILLYDFDGAEKPEQRKLKSSKAGTVRKILIQEGVIVQPGETLLELAACCHPTIMNDMCGECGADLRKADIGATASVPMVHAIPDLKVSEELAQKIGKADNERLIKERKLVLLVDLDQTLIHTTNDNIPPNIKDVYHFQLYGPNSVWYHTRFRPGTMKFLKTISEFFELHICTFGARNYAHMIALFLDKDQTFFSNRILSRDECFDPTSKKANLKALFPCGDNMVCIIDDREDVWSHASNLIHVKPYHFFQHTGDINAPPGLDKHENDVKPRGVELHKPMIKVRSKNEAKKDAKKETMLNGCIEQTKKHSSDANKDVNGVVNNEDSKTKSSDDKKEADIEKSDVQETTEQNTDVKKAEKEAANVEPKEEDDNKKVTEKPDTEIVDKSTKETEKSENECDEAVESGDSECVKEKKVAKKEDDLIELEDPDDYLIYLEDVLKRIHTAFYEEFDKLESGDVPDLKKVIPRVRNKVLKGTKLVFSGLVPTHIKLEQSKAYQVARSLGAEVSQDLDNNTTHLVAVRPGTAKVNAGKRKKKLKIVTPDWLWCCAERWEHVDERNFPLNNKGSKNRHPPPHCSSPEHIPNYPEHNTPGTRKRTASGRFMDSINPLMTFSKDDIADMGKEV from the exons ATGGACAAGAATAAAATCCATGCATGGCCTAAG AGCACGACGCATCGTGTGGACCAATCGAAACACTCGCGTTCGGAACGGATGCAGTGCAACATGGCCGCTGAGACCGTGTGCATTACCCTGCAACAAACAAAGCccataaaaatcttaaaatggaAAGTGAGGAGGAATCAAACAATACCCATGGGTCGTGTTATACTCCTGTATGATTTTGATGGGGCAGAGAAACCCGAACAACGTAAATTAAAGTCGTCCAAGGCTGGAACAGTTCGCAAGATTTTGATACAGGAAGGCGTCATCGTTCAGCCGGG GGAGACTTTGTTGGAATTAGCGGCATGTTGCCATCCGACTATTATGAACGACATGTGTGGCGAATGCGGAGCCGATTTAAGGAAGGCAGATATTGGTGCCACTGCCTCTGTACCGATGGTACATGCTATACCAGATTTGAAAGTCAGTGAAGAG ttgGCACAGAAGATTGGAAAGGCTGACAATGAAAGATTGATCAAAGAGCGTAAGCTTGTACTTCTAGTTGATTTAGATCAGACATTGATTCACACCACCAACGACAATATACCTCCTAACATTAAGGATGTGTACCATTTCCAATTGTATGGGCCAAACTCAGTTTGGTATCATACAAGATTCCGACCTGGTACAATGAAGTttctaaaaacaatttctgaaTTCTTTGAGTTACATATTTGCACATTTGGAGCTAGGAACTATGCACACATGATTGCATTATTCCTTGATAAAGACCAGACATTCTTCTCTAATAGAATATTATCAAGGGATGAGTGCTTTGATCCAACCAGCAAAAAGGCTAATCTCAA GGCTCTGTTTCCTTGTGGCGACAACATGGTTTGCATTATTGATGACCGCGAAGATGTATGGTCACACGCCTCAAATTTGATCCACGTCAAGCCATACCATTTCTTTCAACACACTGGAGATATCAATGCGCCACCTGGTTTGGATAAACATGAAAATGACGTTAAACCGAGGGGTGTCGAGCTTCACAAACCAATGATCAAAGTTAGATCAAAGAATGAGGCAAAGAAAGATGCCAAGAAGGAAACGATGTTAAATGGTTGTATAGAACAGACGAAGAAACACAGTAGTGACGCGAATAAAGATGTAAATGGCGTTGTTAACAATGAAGATAGTAAAACTAAAAGTTCAGATGACAAGAAGGAGGCAGATATTGAAAAGTCTGATGTACAAGAAACCACTGAACAGAATACAGACGTTAAAAAGGCAGAAAAAGAAGCTGCAAATGTTGAACCAAAAGAAGaagatgataataaaaaagtgacaGAAAAACCTGATACTGAAATAGTGGATAAATCTACAAAGGAAACGGAAAAATCCGAAAACGAATGTGATGAGGCAGTGGAGTCAGGTGATAGTGAATGTGTAAAGGAGAAAAAGGTCGCGAAGAAGGAAGACGACTTAATAGAACTGGAAGATCCAGATGACTACCTGATTTATTTAGAAGACGTATTGAAGCGAATTCACACAGCGTTTTATGaggaatttgataaattagaaTCTGGAGACGTTCCAGATTTGAAGAAAGTGATACCACGTGTTCGCAATAAGGTATTAAAAGGAACAAAATTGGTCTTCAGTGGATTAGTTCCGACTCACATTAAACTGGAACAATCAAAGGCTTATCAAGTTGCCAGAAGTCTTGGAGCTGAGGTGTCACAGGACTTGGATAATAATACTACCCACTTGGTGGCAGTCAGACCGGGAACAGCCAAAGTTAACGCCGGCAAACGCAAGAAAAAGTTGAAGATCGTCACTCCGGATTGGTTGTGGTGCTGCGCTGAGCGATGGGAACACGTTGATGAAAGAAATTTCCCATTGAATAATAAAGGCTCAAAAAACCGACATCCTCCGCCTCATTGCAGCAGCCCAGAGCACATACCAAATTATCCAGAGCATAATACTCCAGGTACCAGGAAAAGGACTGCTAGTGGGAGGTTTATGGACAGCATAAATCCATTAATGACCTTCTCCAAAGATGACATTGCTGATATGGGAAAAGAG gtttAG
- the LOC109595929 gene encoding RNA polymerase II subunit A C-terminal domain phosphatase isoform X1, with protein MDKNKIHAWPKSTTHRVDQSKHSRSERMQCNMAAETVCITLQQTKPIKILKWKVRRNQTIPMGRVILLYDFDGAEKPEQRKLKSSKAGTVRKILIQEGVIVQPGETLLELAACCHPTIMNDMCGECGADLRKADIGATASVPMVHAIPDLKVSEELAQKIGKADNERLIKERKLVLLVDLDQTLIHTTNDNIPPNIKDVYHFQLYGPNSVWYHTRFRPGTMKFLKTISEFFELHICTFGARNYAHMIALFLDKDQTFFSNRILSRDECFDPTSKKANLKALFPCGDNMVCIIDDREDVWSHASNLIHVKPYHFFQHTGDINAPPGLDKHENDVKPRGVELHKPMIKVRSKNEAKKDAKKETMLNGCIEQTKKHSSDANKDVNGVVNNEDSKTKSSDDKKEADIEKSDVQETTEQNTDVKKAEKEAANVEPKEEDDNKKVTEKPDTEIVDKSTKETEKSENECDEAVESGDSECVKEKKVAKKEDDLIELEDPDDYLIYLEDVLKRIHTAFYEEFDKLESGDVPDLKKVIPRVRNKVLKGTKLVFSGLVPTHIKLEQSKAYQVARSLGAEVSQDLDNNTTHLVAVRPGTAKVNAGKRKKKLKIVTPDWLWCCAERWEHVDERNFPLNNKGSKNRHPPPHCSSPEHIPNYPEHNTPGTRKRTASGRFMDSINPLMTFSKDDIADMGKEVDEDLSGDSSSSEDNDEMKVVKAKVLRASRQDDESDSSSSSEESLTGEFPRGHKRKRSNVEEENNRLDEVNNSTEDDESPVVKFRRGEKLDSDLEISQDESQGSVDSDDPPDDDGDDREWNMMGAALEREFLSDC; from the exons ATGGACAAGAATAAAATCCATGCATGGCCTAAG AGCACGACGCATCGTGTGGACCAATCGAAACACTCGCGTTCGGAACGGATGCAGTGCAACATGGCCGCTGAGACCGTGTGCATTACCCTGCAACAAACAAAGCccataaaaatcttaaaatggaAAGTGAGGAGGAATCAAACAATACCCATGGGTCGTGTTATACTCCTGTATGATTTTGATGGGGCAGAGAAACCCGAACAACGTAAATTAAAGTCGTCCAAGGCTGGAACAGTTCGCAAGATTTTGATACAGGAAGGCGTCATCGTTCAGCCGGG GGAGACTTTGTTGGAATTAGCGGCATGTTGCCATCCGACTATTATGAACGACATGTGTGGCGAATGCGGAGCCGATTTAAGGAAGGCAGATATTGGTGCCACTGCCTCTGTACCGATGGTACATGCTATACCAGATTTGAAAGTCAGTGAAGAG ttgGCACAGAAGATTGGAAAGGCTGACAATGAAAGATTGATCAAAGAGCGTAAGCTTGTACTTCTAGTTGATTTAGATCAGACATTGATTCACACCACCAACGACAATATACCTCCTAACATTAAGGATGTGTACCATTTCCAATTGTATGGGCCAAACTCAGTTTGGTATCATACAAGATTCCGACCTGGTACAATGAAGTttctaaaaacaatttctgaaTTCTTTGAGTTACATATTTGCACATTTGGAGCTAGGAACTATGCACACATGATTGCATTATTCCTTGATAAAGACCAGACATTCTTCTCTAATAGAATATTATCAAGGGATGAGTGCTTTGATCCAACCAGCAAAAAGGCTAATCTCAA GGCTCTGTTTCCTTGTGGCGACAACATGGTTTGCATTATTGATGACCGCGAAGATGTATGGTCACACGCCTCAAATTTGATCCACGTCAAGCCATACCATTTCTTTCAACACACTGGAGATATCAATGCGCCACCTGGTTTGGATAAACATGAAAATGACGTTAAACCGAGGGGTGTCGAGCTTCACAAACCAATGATCAAAGTTAGATCAAAGAATGAGGCAAAGAAAGATGCCAAGAAGGAAACGATGTTAAATGGTTGTATAGAACAGACGAAGAAACACAGTAGTGACGCGAATAAAGATGTAAATGGCGTTGTTAACAATGAAGATAGTAAAACTAAAAGTTCAGATGACAAGAAGGAGGCAGATATTGAAAAGTCTGATGTACAAGAAACCACTGAACAGAATACAGACGTTAAAAAGGCAGAAAAAGAAGCTGCAAATGTTGAACCAAAAGAAGaagatgataataaaaaagtgacaGAAAAACCTGATACTGAAATAGTGGATAAATCTACAAAGGAAACGGAAAAATCCGAAAACGAATGTGATGAGGCAGTGGAGTCAGGTGATAGTGAATGTGTAAAGGAGAAAAAGGTCGCGAAGAAGGAAGACGACTTAATAGAACTGGAAGATCCAGATGACTACCTGATTTATTTAGAAGACGTATTGAAGCGAATTCACACAGCGTTTTATGaggaatttgataaattagaaTCTGGAGACGTTCCAGATTTGAAGAAAGTGATACCACGTGTTCGCAATAAGGTATTAAAAGGAACAAAATTGGTCTTCAGTGGATTAGTTCCGACTCACATTAAACTGGAACAATCAAAGGCTTATCAAGTTGCCAGAAGTCTTGGAGCTGAGGTGTCACAGGACTTGGATAATAATACTACCCACTTGGTGGCAGTCAGACCGGGAACAGCCAAAGTTAACGCCGGCAAACGCAAGAAAAAGTTGAAGATCGTCACTCCGGATTGGTTGTGGTGCTGCGCTGAGCGATGGGAACACGTTGATGAAAGAAATTTCCCATTGAATAATAAAGGCTCAAAAAACCGACATCCTCCGCCTCATTGCAGCAGCCCAGAGCACATACCAAATTATCCAGAGCATAATACTCCAGGTACCAGGAAAAGGACTGCTAGTGGGAGGTTTATGGACAGCATAAATCCATTAATGACCTTCTCCAAAGATGACATTGCTGATATGGGAAAAGAG GTTGATGAAGACTTATCCGGTGATAGCAGTTCAAGCGAAGACAACGACGAAATGAAGGTAGTCAAGGCAAAAGTTTTACGTGCCTCCAGACAGGACGACGAGTCCGACTCCAGCAGCAGCAGTGAAGAATCGTTGACGGGGGAGTTCCCCAGAGGCCACAAACGGAAACGGTCCAATGTGGAGGAGGAGAACAATAGATTGGACGAGGTAAACAACAGCACCGAAGATGATGAGTCGCCCGTCGTCAAATTCCGGCGAGGGGAGAAGTTGGACAGCGACCTGGAGATAAGTCAAGACGAGTCGCAGGGCAGTGTGGACAGCGATGATCCGCCGGACGACGACGGAGACGACAGGGAATGGAACATGATGGGGGCCGCTCTGGAGAGGGAGTTTTTATCTGACTGTTGA
- the LOC109595930 gene encoding 28S ribosomal protein S17, mitochondrial has product MALRSVTKAHILLGQCVPCLKENTSKFKVKRLELDKNLLMYFKKDEFIYAHDPDKKCKTGDIVLIEQLQEKKTRLVTHAVKEIVYKFGDIVDPLTGKKCIAGKYRDHIEAVNKVYGETEQGFKYNKAPPRGWQEDKKDFTHVDTYIKYHEDGKDQPYAV; this is encoded by the exons ATGGCTTTGCGTTCAGTTACTAAAGCACATATTTTGTTGGGACAATGCGTCCCGTGTCTGAAAGAAAACACGTCCAAATTCAAGGTGAAACGACTGGAATTGGACAAGAACTTGCTTATG tattttaaaaaagacgaATTCATTTACGCCCACGACCCAGATAAGAAATGTAAAACGGGCGACATCGTCCTCATTGAACAACTCCAGGAGAAAAAGACACGACTGGTAACTCACGCTGTGAAAGAGATTGTCTACAAGTTTGGAGACATTGTTGATCCGTTAACGGGAAAGAAATGCATTGCAGGAAAGTACAGAGATCACATAGAGGCAGTGAACAAAGTTTATGGTGAAACTGAGCAAGGCTTTAAGTATAACAAGGCACCACCTCGTGGCTGGCAAGAGGACAAGAAGGACTTTACCCATGTTGACACTTACATTAAGTATCATGAGGATGGAAAGGATCAACCCTATGCTGTATAA
- the LOC109595914 gene encoding ras-related protein Rab-2: MSYAYLFKYIIIGDTGVGKSCLLLQFTDKRFQPVHDLTIGVEFGARMITIDSKQIKLQIWDTAGQEAFRSITRSYYRGAAGALLVYDITRRETFNHLTTWLDDARQHSNSNMVIMLIGNKSDLESRREVKKEEGEAFAREHGLVFMETSAKTAANVEEAFINTAKEIYEKIQEGVFDINNEANGIKIGPQHSPTNPSLPGAGGAGGSQGSGCC; this comes from the exons ATGTCTTACgcgtatttatttaagtacatCATCATCGGTGACACAG GTGTTGGTAAATCCTGTCTGCTCCTCCAGTTCACAGACAAAAGGTTCCAGCCAGTGCACGATCTGACTATTGGAGTTGAATTTGGGGCTCGCATGATCACAATTGACAGTAAACAAATCAAACTTCAGATATGGGATACTGCAGGACAGGAGGCATTTAGGTCAATCACACGATCCTATTACAGGGGCGCAGCGGGTGCATTATTAGTATATGATATTACACGAAGAGAGACTTTCAATCATCTCACTACATGGCTCGATGATGCCCGACAACATTCTAATTCAAATATGGTGATCATGCTTATTGGGAACAAAAG CGACTTGGAAAGTCGACGCGAGGTAAAGAAAGAGGAGGGTGAGGCCTTCGCCAGGGAACACGGTCTAGTATTTATGGAAACGTCGGCAAAGACTGCGGCCAACGTGGAGGAGGCGTTCATCAACACCGCCAAGGAGATTTACGAGAAGATCCAGGAGGGAGTATTTGATATCAATAACGAG GCCAATGGAATCAAAATTGGACCTCAACATTCGCCCACGAATCCTTCGTTGCCAGGAGCAGGAGGAGCAGGTGGTTCTCAAGGCTCAGGATGCTGTTAA
- the LOC109595918 gene encoding testis-specific serine/threonine-protein kinase 4-like, with protein sequence MPTSVASVHQPQGATGSPTTSSIGTDNKQDKKPTVLETHGYFLGRTIGTGSYATVRVAKSTKHQDADVAIKIISKFSAPQDYLKKFLPREIEVVKGLRHPNLVRFLQAIETTHRVYIVMEYAENGSLLDIIRKDQYIDETRARKWFRQLVDGVDYCHERGVVHRDIKCENLLMDSGWNIKLSDFGFARGHVRPKNGHIPLSETFCGSYAYASPEILKGIPYQPQFADIWSMGVVLFAMVFGRLPFDDSNYKELIKQVSNKVVFPREPKVSTNCKFLITKILAPLKSRSRMNAVRADPWFNYGLEGEQNRPGTSRESNSSHRKMSKEISVKPNVKEHAPKEHTVKDKHETAKSKPRKSADESTEPKKKIFYEKELAIQENSKADHKKESKDRNTESPQRSKL encoded by the exons ATGCCTACCTCTGTTGCAAGTGTGCACCAGCCACAAGGCGCTACTGGCAGTCCTACAACTTCTTCTATTGGTACTGATAACAAGCAGGACAAAAAACCCACAGTATTAGAAACACACGGCTACTTCCTGGGAAGGACGATAGGAACGGGATCCTATGCTACAGTTAGA GTTGCAAAAAGCACCAAACACCAGGATGCGGACGTGGCCATTAAGATCATCAGCAAGTTTTCAGCTCCCCAAGACTATCTGAAAAAATTTTTGCCCAGGGAAATCGAAGTTGTTAAGGGGCTGAGACATCCAAATCTTGTTAGATTTCTCCAAGCAATTGAAACGACACATAG AGTTTATATTGTCATGGAGTATGCAGAGAATGGCAGCCTGTTGGATATTATACGAAAAGACCAGTATATAGACGAGACACGCGCGAGAAAATGGTTTAGACAACTTGTGGATGGTGTAGATTACTGCCATGAACGCGGAGTTGTTCACAG AGACATCAAATGTGAGAATTTACTGATGGACAGCGGTTGGAACATCAAATTGTCAGACTTCGGATTCGCCAGGGGCCACGTGAGACCGAAAAACGGCCACATACCGTTAAGCGAAACTTTCTGCGGCAGCTACGCCTATGCATCTCCCGAAATTCTCAAGGGAATCCCCTACCAACCCCAGTTCGCCGACATCTGGTCAATGGGAGTTGTGTTGTTTGCAATGGTTTTCGGAAGATTACCTTTCGATGACAGCAACTACAAAGAACTAATTAAA caaGTCTCGAATAAAGTGGTGTTTCCGAGGGAGCCAAAGGTTAGTACCAATTGCAAGTTCctgattacaaaaattttagcaCCGTTGAAATCTCGATCGAGGATGAACGCTGTTAGGGCGGATCCCTGGTTCAATTACGGTTTGGAAGGTGAGCAGAATAGACCTGGAACCAGTAGAGAATCTAACAGCTCT catagaaaaatgtcaaaagaaATATCAGTTAAGCCGAACGTTAAAGAACATGCTCCAAAAGAGCATACTGTAAAAGATAAACACGAAACGGCCAAATCGAAACCCCGAAAAAGTGCCGACGAATCGACGgagccaaaaaaaaaaatcttctaCGAAAAGGAGCTAGCCATTCAGGAGAACAGCAAGGCGGATCATAAGAAAGAAAGCAAAGATAGAAACACTGAAAGTCCACAAagatctaaattataa